The genomic stretch GGAAGTGTTTTTACAACGACtgctaaaaatataaacacacacattaaaactcAGTTCTTTAGATGGTAACTGGTTCTTGATAGTGATCCAACATTGAACAATTGAGCTGAAACCAAAAATAAAGACACCTTAATTGATTCTTTGGTTTGATCCATTGGCTGAACCCATAATGAAGTCCATATAAAACCTTACATGAAAGTATTCACCTTCAAGCTTCAATGTTCTTGTTGAAGACTCCAGAACTCCAGTGTTTACCGAAACTTTTAAGAAGTACCATTTGGAAGCAAAGAAATGTCACGCAATCCTTTTTTTCCACGACACAATCATCTAATCTCATTGCAACACACTTACGTATATAGTTATAGATTGTTCTAcactattttaaatatttatcctGTTTCCTGGCTCCATCCACCAATCACAAGTGGTGTGTTCTAATAGAGGAACCATTCGAAACTTAGTAGAACCTTACTTAGAAGAACCTTACAACaaattatttctcttttacagAGGATTCcatgtgcacacacaatgtaaaatgTCGAGCACTTAATGAATCCTTAAAGGTGCTAAGAGGAACCCAAGACTTATAAATATACCCAAGATCTTTAAATTGTTAAGGAACCCTTGAAGAACCATTTTTCTTAGAACTTGTTATATATGAGAGAGTGAAATCGTTCAACGTGATGCTCGGTCAATCGTTTTCCTATTATTTTTGTGCTGCGATCGTTTAGGAACCTCGACCCGAAGCGCATTTTCACAGAACAGCTTCACCCAGAGCCTTGTGAAGGTTCCATTGACACACTTGACGCAAATCATATCTTTCCTAACTCTATCAGCACTTTTGTGGTGGTCCCTCGGTGCATTTGTCACGCTTGTCCACTCTGTGTTGCCGATCTGTTGACTGTGAAATTGTCTCTCTGCCGAAGCATGTTGCCTCTTTATCTCTCCGAGAAGGAGAATCTGAAATTTGCTCTCTACTGAGTGCTTCAAAAAAACATTCAGGGGGATGGTGGTGGCTTCTCGTTCGGTCATAGCGCAGAAAAGAATACGGCTCTACTCGAGTGTCTGAGCTGTGAGAATAAATACTAGGGTTACGTAAGATATCTCTTATATCACAACAAAAAGTGGGAAAGTCCAGATATTCTCAAAAGTCCAGAACCCTCGGCTGTAATTCGTCCAGGACGCCAAGACATCATACGTTAATGTCACTTCTACTGTAGGGTGATTAATGATCTCACTTTTCACCACACATAAAACGTCTCTACAGGATTTTCCTCTGAGGAGCTGTTAAAGCTCTTATGTAGAACCCAAGCAGAAGTAGTACAAGAATCCTCTGAAGATTCCCAAGCAGATttcagcatgtactgtatgtcacattACTATACAATAAATTCTTAGAAATATGGGTCCTTATGGATTTGTTTGGATTGCTAAAGGTTCTGGATTTGTTAAGAGTTTTTACTTTGAACGTTTGAAATGAAGAAAGCTTTTACAAACCTAAGAACCCTGAACTACTTAAGAACCATCAGAATATACTGTTTACTGGAAAGAGTTTTCACCTAATGTCATTTacatggaaataaaaacacttctttTGGGTTCTTTTGGAAGGCCGATGGTTAAGTGGAATTTTGAATGTCCTCAAGACTCATAAAGCAAAGGTTCTAGGTTTAGAAACTCATCGTTTCCTACAGTGTTTGGAAAGGGTTCCAAGTACTTCCAAGGAAAAACTACTGCTTTTGGAGTGTTTACTTTTATTCCAAACTAGAACCCTATTACAACACTAAGCACCTTTAACTACTGACGACAATCGCTATTTTATTATCAATCCTGCAAATGATATTTCAAACCTTTAAAGGGTCTTTAGTTGTTCCTCTTTGGGAATTAGGTAATATTTTATGTTccggttttatttttattttacaacaatAGTGTTTTCGGGCACAGAATGTCAAGAACccttaaatacacaaataatccCTTAAGAATCTCTGAAATCTGTAGTGAATAAATATCCAAAGATCTAGCAAGGAAcctgcagtggtggctcaactggttaaggctcttggttgttgatcggaggatcagggttctaggtccagcacagccaagctgcgactgctgggcccttgagcaaggccctcaactctctctgctccaggggcactgtatcatagctgcccctgcactctgaccccaaccttctcagttggggtatgtgaagaaaaacgaattccgctgtaatgtatatgtggcgataataaaggctttcatgccccgttgttcttcttcttttgtaggATGTATTAGTTTGTAAGCAAAAACCTCTCCTTTGTGGATTCACCAAGCCAAGAACCCTTTGTGGTTTGTGCTGGTAGATGGAACAGTGTAGCGTTGGAAGATTATCGGTTGCTGGTTATTACATTCATGTGTAGTTTCTAGAAACGTTTAGATTTCTGCCTGAAATGTGTAACTTAGTGGTGTTTCAAATGTGAAAGCCAGGTTCTaggtttatgttgttgttttttttgtttgtttatgttgttgttgttgttgttgttgtttttgtctgagAACCTCCTGTGTTCCATCAGGaccattttgtctttttatttgctttctgCCCTAGTGTCAGGTACTTTTTAACAGAAGACTCAACGGACCACAGCAGACGCTGAGCTTTCATACCGTGTGACGTTCTCAGCATTTGTCAAACCGCCACAGCCCATTTTTTTGATCCTCATGCACTATAGATATCACCGGGTTCATGCATCTCACATCTCGTTTGCACTCTGTTGTCATATAATTCTTTCCCCAGAGCTGAAGCAACACAATTGTTATCCTAACACAACCCGTGTGGACTGTATGACATCatatatcatttatttcagaataggttcactttgtgtttttttttttttttttttttactttgctgaATTTCCATCAAACCTCCTGGATGTGATCCTGCTTTGTTGAATAACGCATGAAATCTGCTGCTGCCTGCTGAGCTTTACAATCCGGTCGAAGTGTGTCAGCAAAGAATAGATGGGATTTTTGTGTCTTATATGCTGCGATCCAGAATaacgctcccacacacacacacacacacacacacaaaacacaatttgGTTGTTCATGAAGCTTTTACCATtaatgtgaataataaaaatatgctaGATCTCAAAGTCCTTGTATTTTGTTGCATGACTGCAGTGGTGTGAAATCATAGATGCTTGGTTTCATTTTTCAGAACTCAAGGTACAGCTAGTGGTCGCTAAATTATGAATGAAACTACAGAACATGTAGAAGGGTCCAAAACACAGAGTCTccgaaagattttttttaaaaacatttcagaattcTTTACAACTATCAGTACAAAGAGCTGTCcttatttacttctttttttttatttactggcACCCTTCAAGTTGACGCAGATAAACGTTGTGTAAATATTCTCACAGTATAGTTACTATGGATCCAGAGCCTGGCTTTCAGCCTGGGAACATTGTGAACAAGGCAGGATGGGACGCCAGGGCATCCTAAGGCATCTTTCACTTCTTCATTCACTACCTTTTGGAATTTCCTTTAGATAGTCCAGTTTTTCtcagacctaaaaaaaaaaaaaaagcctggaaATGAATTAGAGAAAGTAAATTCCCTTTCGTTTGGGatgtctgtgttgttctatgtatcTGGTGTTCTGTGATTAAATGGATCTGGAtcactgaccaggataaagtgaaaatgaatgaatacattttttcacAATCAGCTGAGTTTTCCAGGAATATCAAATACTTTAAACGGACAATCCTTTTATACAAACAGCTTCATTTGTTGTCGTTTTACAGTCTGATAATTAATCCCGCTGTTGGCTATAGGTCTTTGTCCTACTATTGATTTTGCCATTTGAGCAGAAAATCGTGGCCGTTGTATGTGTGCTCTGTAGTTCTGAAAAAGTATGCAGCTGGCAGAAGACAAATGCAGACACTCAGATTGTATTCCCATAAGAAACTCTGGCAACCGCACTGCAAAATTTCCCCTGGCACTATTCATACTCACTTTCTCATATGCAATTTCCTGCTCTTTGCCGAGTACCGATGAGTTCTTAAAGAGCCCTCCAAAGACACCCCTGGGTACCTGTCCTCTATAAACATCTCTCCACACAGGGtagatgaatgtgtgtgtgtttgtgtgtgtgtgtgtgtgtgtgtgtgtgtgtgtgtgtgtgtgtgtgtgtgtgtgtgtgcgcgtgtgtgtgcagtggaGAAAAAGCTGGCCTATCTATCGACCCTCAGCCCAGCAGCAACTCAATACACCACTGATATTGATTTCCTGTACGTAGCCCAGCCGCCTCCCTACAACAGAGTGGCCAAACCAGTGAGCTGATAAAATGATGGATATTTTTGCCGCAGTTGGAGGAAGAATTTATAGAACAATGCATGCTACATGGGCTGAATTTCGAATTTGTAAGCCCGGGTGGTTTTATATTCGTGCCTACACTGCTGTGCAATTTTACATGACGCACAAATTTCCCTTCGATAACATCGCTCGTACGCATATTCCGAGGCGAATCTGACCGACAGCATAGCAATAGCAATTAAAAGCCGATAATGGGTCGAGAATGGCATCGCTCTGTGAATAGCACCCATTCCGATTGCATCACCTCCTGTGGGGTTTTTCAGAAATATTCTCCAATGCTGCTCCTAGCGAGTTATTATATCAAACAAAATCGCAGTAGCAGGACTTTTTAGAAGTTTGGAAAGCAGTGATAACAAAAGGCAGGAATGTGGGGTATCTTGGGGAGCAACTTTTAAAGGATGAGAGCGGAGATGTGTACTTCCTGTGAACTGTATATACAGTCAAGGCTTTGTTTCTGTGCAAGGCTTTATCCAGTCTCAAACTACTcgaatatatataatatgtataaatcTTCAATAATGGCAAAATGATTACTACAATGATTACTAGACTGTCCTTTTAAAAATCATGTACGATAACCAGTGATAAATTACAGGGCTTCCTTAGTTAGCTATTAAAATTATTCACCGACTGTAATTAATTACGATATTACATCAGAATGCTAAATTGATAGGTAGATAACTgaaagttttatatattatgggGTTGCTTTATGcataaaaaatagttttgaTGGTTGACAAGGTAAAGATTTTAGGGTATTGTTTTGTCTTAGAGTGATTTCTGGAAGTTTTTTAGCACTGGAAGTTTTCAGAGTACAAGTTTTCATTACATTGGTTAGCAAGTTACATTTTTATGCTGCACTTTAAATTCCACTTCAAATTGGGAATGCTGACACATGGCAGAGTAAACATTGGCCCGTcactactcactctctctcactcatcttctaccgcttatccgaactacctcgggtcacggagagcctgtgccatctcaggcgtcatcgggcatcgaggcaggatacaccctggatggagtgccaacccattgcagggcacacacacacacacacacacacacacacacacacacacacacacacacactcacacacacacacactcacacacacacacacacacacacacacacacacacacacacacacacacacacacacacacactcacacacacacacacacacacacacacactcacacacacacacacacacacactcacactcacacacacacacacacacacacacacacacacacacactacggacaattttccagagatgccaatcaacctaccatgcatgtctttggaccgggggaggaaaccggagtacccggaggaaacccccgaggcacggggagaacatgcatactccacacacacaaggaggaggcgggaatcgaaccccaaccctggaggtgtgaggcgaacgtgctaaccactaagccaccgtgtcccacCCGGCCTGTCGTTATTCatcttaaattaaattatgtGGATGTCTAAGACTGGGTACAACAAATCAGTCAAACCAAATCCATGTCAGTTATGTTCTGGATACACGTATGCAGCTAAATTCCTCCAATTGCCCATTTAGTGCTTTATATCATAATCAGATGGACCATGCCACGAATATTTGCTCTATCTCTTTGTACCAATTAAATGTGTCTTTGACCAACAGGAGGCGCTGTGAGTGAAAATGAAGTCCCTCAGCTGGTGCGTACCCTTCACCCTTCTCCTTGCATCCTTAACCCTTCGTTCACAAAGTGCAGAGAATCCCGGCAGGAAAAATGCAAAGGATCCTGAGGCACCGTCGTTTCGTGGAGGCAACTGGAGGAGGCAAGGTTCACGAGGCCTGTTTTCCCATAAATCTTTGCAGCCCGAAGATGACGGAGTGGGACTGGAAAGTCTGAGCCCGGTCCGTCTGGAAGCGGGGCCTGGAGATTGGCCTGGAGAAAGAAACATAAGGCACATGAGAGGGCCCAAGCATCATCAAGGTGGAGTGTTCCAGCGCAAGGGCaagaaaaatgggcaagtggAGGGCAAGAAACATGGACGCAAGGACAAAGCACATGGCCAAGGTGTCTACATATTCATCTTGTATTGAAAATAGATGAATGCATAGATATTAAAGAAAAGCAGAGAGGTTGTAAGGATATGTATGGGTCATAACATGTGAATGCAATATGTCTAAACACAATCATGCATCATGTGTATTGATAATGTCATTCCTTTTTCAGGGTTCTATGACCCCAGCACTGGATTTGGCCCTCCGATGAGAGATGTCGACGAACTCTATGCCCGCTTGTCCAATCGTGAAGCTGCTGCACTGGCAGAAGGTCCCGCCTCTCGCATGCCGGTCGCCACAGCAATGCCTGAGCCACCAACTCGAGCCCCGACCTCCACTAAACCACAGGTATCAATTCGGCCAAACTGCCCCTGAATGGTTTTCATTTCAATGGGATTTTGAGCTTCAGGAGGGATTTATCTCGGTTCATTGACACACTTGTGAGGGAAGTGTGAAGTGCGTCTTTTGAATGGTGACAGAAAATAGTGAAATGTATATTTCAGGAAAAGAGATTTGTCTGTTTAAAGGGGTACTTTTAAAGAGTTCTGGTTTTCTGTTCCATCATTTACGTTTACAGAATGcagcagatttatttatttatttatttatttatttatttatttttactttcctTGTCATCGCTTTGTTTTTCTAGATGAGAATGGGTTTTTGTTGGTCATGTACTGAAACATATGGATACAACATATGGATGTTGAGTAACAGTTAAAAAAGAGATTATAAACACAGGATAAGGACCAGTTTTTTTCCCGACCTACTACTGTGCATTTCAGCATTTTGACTCGAATATACAAAGTAGTACATTTGCAGGTGGTGACCATTTCGAatcaaatgcaaatgaaatggCTCAAACGTGGCA from Tachysurus fulvidraco isolate hzauxx_2018 chromosome 2, HZAU_PFXX_2.0, whole genome shotgun sequence encodes the following:
- the LOC113656510 gene encoding draxin-A-like isoform X2; this encodes MKSLSWCVPFTLLLASLTLRSQSAENPGRKNAKDPEAPSFRGGNWRRQGSRGLFSHKSLQPEDDGVGLESLSPVRLEAGPGDWPGERNIRHMRGPKHHQGGVFQRKGKKNGQVEGKKHGRKDKAHGQGFYDPSTGFGPPMRDVDELYARLSNREAAALAEGPASRMPVATAMPEPPTRAPTSTKPQAGQGNPQGEVLPTLDMALFDWTDYEDMRPEDSWPSSNKKKDKRRSKNMSSGNATVAADDVEPCDHHLDCLPGSCCDLRHHECSPHNRGLNNKCYDDCMCKEGLRCYAKFHRKRRVTRKRGRCVEPESANNDQGAFITI
- the LOC113656510 gene encoding draxin-A-like isoform X1 — encoded protein: MKSLSWCVPFTLLLASLTLRSQSAENPGRKNAKDPEAPSFRGGNWRRQGSRGLFSHKSLQPEDDGVGLESLSPVRLEAGPGDWPGERNIRHMRGPKHHQGGVFQRKGKKNGQVEGKKHGRKDKAHGQGFYDPSTGFGPPMRDVDELYARLSNREAAALAEGPASRMPVATAMPEPPTRAPTSTKPQKAGQGNPQGEVLPTLDMALFDWTDYEDMRPEDSWPSSNKKKDKRRSKNMSSGNATVAADDVEPCDHHLDCLPGSCCDLRHHECSPHNRGLNNKCYDDCMCKEGLRCYAKFHRKRRVTRKRGRCVEPESANNDQGAFITI